Part of the Salinimonas lutimaris genome, TTTTCCGCCTACCAGCAGGGCATGCTGCATGGCCTGCTTCAGGCGGGGAGCATGGTCTGGCAGGGATGAGATAAGGTGCAGCAGTTTTTCGTCAGTCTGATGTTTGACCTGCTGACGAAGTGCATCGAAATTCATAGAAAATGCCTGTTGAAAGTAAACCCGGGTGACCTGATGGCCCGGCTATGATTAGGCGTTGCTGTCGGTATTTAAATCAGACAGGGCTTCTTCGCCTTGCTCGGCCAGCAAAATTTTCACTTTTTGCTCGGCGTTTTCCAGCGCTTGCTGACTTTGTCTGGACAGCGCGATGCCACGCTCAAACTTTTGCAGCGCCTCGTTTAGCGGCAAATCGCCAGATTCCATCTGATTTACAATGGTTTCCAGTTCAGACAGGCTTTCTTCAAATGAAGGGGCGGTTTTTGCGTCACTCACAGTCGCATATCCACAGTTATTACAGATAGGCGCACATTAACCGACAGCACTGGGCCGGTCAAATGGTTTGTCCAGTAATGACGCGGTAAGGCCGACTTTACGCTAAAGTTTATACAAAGATACCGTGGTTATGAAATTCTACACCTGCTTTTGCACATTTTAGGTTTAGAATTCATTGCGTTGGCCGATAGTGATATTAACACTATGCTGGCGGGACCTGTTTTATTGCATACACACTGGCGTGGTTCGTATGAGGTCCTGTAGCAGTAACCGAAATTGTATAGTGAGGATCTAGGAGTGGATTTAGCAACCGTCATAGGCATGTTGGGAGGCATTGGCTTTATTGTCATGGCCATGGTCCTGGGTGGCGACCTGAGCATGTTTGTCGATGTACCCTCAGTACTGATCGTATTTTGTGGCTCTATCTTTGTTGTGATGTCCCAGTTCACTCTGGGGCAGTTCTTTACCGTAGGGAAAGTCGCCGGCAAGGCCTTTATGTTCAAAATCGACAGCCCGGACGAGCTGATCGAAAAAATTGTTGAAATGGCTGATGCTGCCCGTAAAGGCGGCTTTCTGGCTTTGGAAGAAGCCGAAATTTCGAACCCGTTTATGCAAAAAGGGGTCGACATGCTGGTTGATGGCCATGATATTGAAGTGGTACGCGACACCCTGGCCAAGGATATTACGATGACCACCGAGCGCCACGAGTTCGGGGTGACCATATTCAAAGGGCTGGGCGATGTGGCACCGGCCATGGGAATGATTGGTACCCTGATTGGCCTGGTGGCGATGCTGTCTAACATGGATGACCCGAAAGCCATCGGGCCGGCCATGGCGGTAGCCTTGTTAACCACTCTGTATGGTGCGTTTCTGGCTAACGTAATCTGTCTGCCAATAGCCTCAAAACTGGCTAACCGGGTAGAAGAGGAAAAACTGAACCAGAAGCTGGTGCTTGATGGCATTGTAGGTATTGCTGATGGCCAGAACCCACGGGTCATTGAAGGTATTTTGAAAAACTACCTGGCCGCCAACAAACGTGGCAGCACCGAAGAGGAATAAGGCATGGCGCAGCAAGAAGAATGTCCGAAATGCCCTCCTGAAGGGCTTCCTGCCTGGATGGGAACCTTTGCCGACTTGATGTCGCTGTTGATGTGCTTCTTTGTGTTGCTACTGGCATTTTCTGAAATGGATGTGCTGAAATTTAAACAGATTGCCGGCTCCATGAAATATGCGTTCGGGGTACAAAATAAAATTGAGGTTAAAGATATACCCAAAGGCACCTCGGTCATAGCGATGGAATTTCGCCCGGGTAAACCGGACCCCACACCTATCGAAACGATTCAGCAGCAGACTATTGAAATGACCCAGCAGATGCTGGAGTTTCAGGCTGGTGATGAAGACTCTGCCGGCGGCCGCCAGAAACAGCGGGGCGAGCAGCGAGGCGGACAGGCCCAGCAAACCGCCAGTGATTCTGCCGCTTCTGCTGAGGCCAGTGCAGATAAAGAGCAGGTCAGCGAAATGATGAAAAAAGTCGCTGAGCAACTGCAAAAAGAAATTGTTGATGGTTCGCTGGAAATGGAAAGTCTGGGCCAGCAACTGACAATCCGTATTCGGGAAAACGGGTCTTTTGCCGCGGGTTCCGCTTTTTTGCAACCGCAATTTAAACCGGTACTGAAAAAGGTCGGAGCTATTTTGGCTGACATGCCCGGTGAAATTGAGATTTCTGGTCACAGCGATGGACAGCATATTGCTAATGAGCTTTACCGGTCTAACTGGGACTTATCTGCACAGCGGGCGGTGGCGGTGGCAGAGGAATTGCGCCGGGCGCCAGGGTTTGATGAAAATCGGATGAAAGTCGTGGGCAAAGCCAATACGCACCCACTGGTCGAAAAACCCCAGACCACTGCAGAGCGCGCCCGAAACCGCCGGGTAGAGATCACGATTAATCAGGGTAAGGCGCTGGAGTCAAAACCCATTTCGGTATTAAACAACTAGGCCCGCAATTGCGGGCCTTTGTTTTAATCAGCGCACCGTTGGAGGCGGCTTATCACGCCATCTTACCCGCGGGACAGGGGTTGTCGGCAGTGAGGTTTGGTCATGACCAGCTGTACCGTGCTGATGGTGCGCTCTAAAAAGCCTCCTTCACAGTATTTAAGATAGTATGTCCACATTCTGACAAACTTATCGTCATAGCCATCGGTCAGTAAGGCTTCTTTGGCACTCATAAATGCCTGATACCAGTCGTCCAGCGTGCGGGCATAATCCAGGCCGATATCCTCCACATCGCGGATGGACAAATCACAGTGTTTTCTGAGCGCCTCATTTATCACTAGCTGTGAGGGCAGAAAGCCTCCCGGGAAGATGTATTTCTGGATGAAGTCCACGCTGTTTGCATAACTTTCAAACCGCCGATCGTCAATAGTGATGGACTGCAGTACCATCAGCCCTTCTGGTTTCAGCAGGCTGCTGCATTTGGCAAAAAAGTTGCCCAGATACCGTTTGCCGACTGCCTCAATCATCTCAATGGAGACCAGTTTGTCGTACTGGCCTTCCAGCAGTCGGTAGTCTTTTTTCAACAGGGTGATTTGATTGCTCAGCCCCTCCCGGTCTATCCACTGACGGGCGTAGTCATGCTGCTCTTCAGAAATGGTGGTGGTGGTGACCCGGCAACCATAATGCTTAGCGGCAAAAACCGCCAGACCACCCCAGCCGGTACCAATTTCCACCAGGTGGTCGTCTGGTTGTAACTGCAGCTTGTTACAGATGGTCCGTAACTTGTGCTCCTGGGCCTGGGCCAGAGTGCTGTTAATATCCGGATAGATAGCAGAAGAATACATCATGCTCTGGTCTAAAAAGCGAGTATATAACCGGTTGCCCAAATCATAGTGAGCTTCAATGTTCTTCTTGGCCTGGTCGGTAGTATTACGGCGAAAGAAATGCTGCACTTTATGCAGGGGCATGGTAACCCACTTGAATTTATCTTCCCATTTATCCAGAAAAGGCAGATTGCGGGCAAAGATGCGGATCACCGATGTCAGATCAGGGCTGCGCCATAAATCGTCCATGTAAGTTTCACCGGCCGCGATACTCCCGCCAAGCAGCAGTCTGCGGTATGCCTGAATGTGCTGAATATCAATTACCGCTTTTAACGGGTCCTGCTTATCGCCAAAAGCCGCAATCGTTTCGCCTCGCTCCCGGATTTCCATATAGCCTTCCGGCAAAATACGCATGACGTTCAAAAACATCGTCCGGCAACTGCGGTCAATGGCTGAACCAGTGGGTGCTAAACTAACAACTGTTTCACCGTGTGACATGGTTAACTTCCTACTTACTATCGGGATGGGTATACACGGGTGTGCGCTTTAGCCAGAGCTTCAGTGCCTCCCAGTAAATACCCGCTACAGTTTTCACTGTCATACCTGGGATCCTCAGCAGCGCGCCTCGTAAGGATTTGCTGGTAAGGGGAACCCGTTCTAATTGTAATGCTGCGGTAAAATCGCGCTTTGACTGTAAACAGTCCATGGCCATGGCAAACCGTTTGCCAGGCTGGCCAATCCGCCACTGGTAAGTCATCTCGATGGGGTTGAAGGGCGACACATGAAACTGTTTTTCGGTGTCTTCCTGAGTGCGTAAATCAACCACATAGTAGTGACGTTCATTCCAGGGCGTGTTTGAGACCTCGGCCAGCATATGACTAAAACGTGTCTGGCCGTATGGCCGGACAAAATAAAAATTAACCGGACTGAAATACAGGCCAAATGTACGTGGCTGACCAAGAAAAAACACATCGCCCTCCACCTTCAGGCCGCTCTCTGATTCAATCTTGGCTAATACTGCCTGTTGCACGCTTACCGACTCGTCGCCAACATAATCACTTCTACGAAATTCAACAAGTGCCCGGTGCATGGATGAAAAATGTTTAACATCATGGCTTAAGGTTTCCAGCTCCGCTGTATTTAACCATAACAGGTAAATCTGATAGGTAAAGCGGTGCCGGGTGGGCATAAAGCGTTCGTGATACACTGTGCCATGGTAAATACCGCTTTCGGTCACAGGGTGGCTCCAAAGCGTCTGGCTACGTCCAGCGCGCTGTTAACCCCGTCTTCGTGAAAGCCGTTGTACCAGTACGCGCCACAAAAATGCAGATTGTCGCGACCACAGATCTCATCGCGTCGCTGCTGGGCACTGACCATATTATGACTATACTGAGGATGCGCGTAGGTGTACTGGCCAATAATCTTCTGCGGATCTATCTGGGCAGTATTGTTCAGGGTGACACAAAAGGTGGCCTGACTGTCGAGGCGCTGCAAAATATTCATATCATACGTGACGGTAGCCGGCCGGCTGGCTTCCTCAACGCTTTCGGTCAGCCGGTAATTCCAGCTTGCCCAGGCCAGGCGACGCTCCGGCAGTTGTCGGATATCGGTGTGCAGTACTACGTCATTATCGGCATAGGGAATACTGCCCAGAATATCCTGGTGAGCCTGCTCAGGCTCACTGAGCATAGCCAGCGCCTGATCGCTGTGACAGGCAAAAATAACGTGATCGAATTCCTCGGTGTCAGCGGCGCAGGTAACCGCCCATTTGGTGGGGTTCTGGCTGCTGCGCTGAACCGTATGCACCGGACAATTCAACCGGATGTGTTGTTCAAATCCCTGAGTTAAGGGTTTGATATAAGAAGACGAGCCGCCAATCAGGGTATACCACTGTGGCCGGTGGTTAACATTTAACAGACCGTGGTTATTAAAAAACTGCAAAAAGAAGGTCAGCGGAAACTGCCGTGTCTGTTCCAGACTTGCTGACCAGATGGCTGCGCACATCGGTAGAATATAGAAGTTGGCAAAATCGTCACTCAGGCCAAGCTCTTGTATGTAGCCAAAAAGCGTCTTGCCCTCCACATTGGTGTTTGCATCAATCAAGGCTTTGCATTGCTTATTAAAGGCCAGGATATCTTTAACAATGCGCCAGAATCTGGGGCGCAGAATATTGCGGCGCTGGGCAAACAGCGTATTCAGGTTGTTGCCGTTATATTCAATGTCAGACTGACTGGCATGCACCGAAAAACTCATTTCGGTCGGTTGTTTGCTCACCCCGAGCTTGTCCATCAGCTTGATAAAGTTTGGATAGGTCCAGTCATTAAACACAATAAAGCCGGTATCAATATTCAGTGTTTCGCCTCGCAGCGATACCGGTTTGGTAGCAGTATGACCACCAATATAATCGTTGGCTTCATACACGGTAATATCGTGTTCGGTGTGTAACAGGTGGCCACAGGTCAGCCCGGATATCCCTGTTCCGATAATGGCAACTTTAGGTTTTGTCATTATTATTCTCTATTGCTTGTTGCGCATGGCGAGTGACAGCTTGCGCTGTAATGCCGTGGGTAGAATATGTAAAAACCGCATAATCCAGCCAAAGCGAGTGGGGAAAAATATACTCTGGCGATCTTTCTCAATGCCTTTGAGCATATCACTGGCTGCCCGCTCTACACTGATAAGCATAGGCATATCAAAGTCATTTTGCTCGGTGAGCGGAGTTTCTACAAAGCCGGGCGACACGGCCTGCACCTTTATACCTTTATCAAAAAGGTCAACTTCCAGCGACTTAGTGAAATAATGCAGCGCCGCTTTACTTGAGCCGTAGGCCTGTGTGCGGGTGAAAGGGAACAGCCGGGCCATGCTATCAACAATCACCAGCTTGTTATCTTTTCTCAGAGCAGGTAGTAACCCGTTAACACAATTCACCACACCAAAAAAATTAGCTTCAAACACCCGTCTGAACATATCGGTCTGAAAATCGTCGATATCGACGTATTCACACGTACCGGCATTGAGTACCACAACATCGGCACTGACCCCGGACAGTGCCCGGGCACAATCATCGGCGGATGTGATATCAAACTGCAGGGTAGAGATATTTTCTATGGCGCTAAGTTGCGCCAGTTTCTCCTCGTTACGACCACAGGCAATAACCTGGTATCCGGCAGCGGCAGCCTGATGCGCCAGTTCTTCACCTATGCCAGAGGTTGCGCCGGTGATCAGCATGGTTTTCATGACGCCAGTTTCCTTTTAATTGCTTTAACACACCATCCCAGTACCGGAACATGTTCGTACACCATTTCACCTAAATCATAAAAATCACGGTGATAATAAAAGCCGTCTTCATTTTGTTTTAGCTGTGTTGTACCAGTTAAAAATACACATTTATGTGGCTTATTTAACACCAGCTTCATCTCCCAGTTGAGTACATGTGAAATCCCGGCCGGGTTATCAGCGCAATGCACAACATCAAAAATAGTAAATTCGCATGAGGTAGCGACGTCTTTCAAATTCGCAAAGTATTGCTGAACCTCGCCCAGACCATGATGCGTGGTAATAGGGTCGATGAATTCTACATTGTTAGTATAGATACGCTGCAAATCTGAAGATGAAATTTTTGTAAGGTCTCGATATATGGAACAAAATTCTTCAATCAGTGGCATGGCAGTCAGAATGTAAAATGTTTAAATCGATTACCCATATTTTCACACCGGGGATCAGTTTGGGAATATTTTTCCCAATCATTACAACATCAGGGCGGGACGATCCAATTCATATC contains:
- the xseB gene encoding exodeoxyribonuclease VII small subunit — protein: MSDAKTAPSFEESLSELETIVNQMESGDLPLNEALQKFERGIALSRQSQQALENAEQKVKILLAEQGEEALSDLNTDSNA
- the pomA gene encoding flagellar motor protein PomA produces the protein MDLATVIGMLGGIGFIVMAMVLGGDLSMFVDVPSVLIVFCGSIFVVMSQFTLGQFFTVGKVAGKAFMFKIDSPDELIEKIVEMADAARKGGFLALEEAEISNPFMQKGVDMLVDGHDIEVVRDTLAKDITMTTERHEFGVTIFKGLGDVAPAMGMIGTLIGLVAMLSNMDDPKAIGPAMAVALLTTLYGAFLANVICLPIASKLANRVEEEKLNQKLVLDGIVGIADGQNPRVIEGILKNYLAANKRGSTEEE
- a CDS encoding flagellar motor protein MotB, with product MAQQEECPKCPPEGLPAWMGTFADLMSLLMCFFVLLLAFSEMDVLKFKQIAGSMKYAFGVQNKIEVKDIPKGTSVIAMEFRPGKPDPTPIETIQQQTIEMTQQMLEFQAGDEDSAGGRQKQRGEQRGGQAQQTASDSAASAEASADKEQVSEMMKKVAEQLQKEIVDGSLEMESLGQQLTIRIRENGSFAAGSAFLQPQFKPVLKKVGAILADMPGEIEISGHSDGQHIANELYRSNWDLSAQRAVAVAEELRRAPGFDENRMKVVGKANTHPLVEKPQTTAERARNRRVEITINQGKALESKPISVLNN
- a CDS encoding SAM-dependent methyltransferase — protein: MSHGETVVSLAPTGSAIDRSCRTMFLNVMRILPEGYMEIRERGETIAAFGDKQDPLKAVIDIQHIQAYRRLLLGGSIAAGETYMDDLWRSPDLTSVIRIFARNLPFLDKWEDKFKWVTMPLHKVQHFFRRNTTDQAKKNIEAHYDLGNRLYTRFLDQSMMYSSAIYPDINSTLAQAQEHKLRTICNKLQLQPDDHLVEIGTGWGGLAVFAAKHYGCRVTTTTISEEQHDYARQWIDREGLSNQITLLKKDYRLLEGQYDKLVSIEMIEAVGKRYLGNFFAKCSSLLKPEGLMVLQSITIDDRRFESYANSVDFIQKYIFPGGFLPSQLVINEALRKHCDLSIRDVEDIGLDYARTLDDWYQAFMSAKEALLTDGYDDKFVRMWTYYLKYCEGGFLERTISTVQLVMTKPHCRQPLSRG
- a CDS encoding DUF1365 domain-containing protein yields the protein MTESGIYHGTVYHERFMPTRHRFTYQIYLLWLNTAELETLSHDVKHFSSMHRALVEFRRSDYVGDESVSVQQAVLAKIESESGLKVEGDVFFLGQPRTFGLYFSPVNFYFVRPYGQTRFSHMLAEVSNTPWNERHYYVVDLRTQEDTEKQFHVSPFNPIEMTYQWRIGQPGKRFAMAMDCLQSKRDFTAALQLERVPLTSKSLRGALLRIPGMTVKTVAGIYWEALKLWLKRTPVYTHPDSK
- a CDS encoding NAD(P)/FAD-dependent oxidoreductase gives rise to the protein MTKPKVAIIGTGISGLTCGHLLHTEHDITVYEANDYIGGHTATKPVSLRGETLNIDTGFIVFNDWTYPNFIKLMDKLGVSKQPTEMSFSVHASQSDIEYNGNNLNTLFAQRRNILRPRFWRIVKDILAFNKQCKALIDANTNVEGKTLFGYIQELGLSDDFANFYILPMCAAIWSASLEQTRQFPLTFFLQFFNNHGLLNVNHRPQWYTLIGGSSSYIKPLTQGFEQHIRLNCPVHTVQRSSQNPTKWAVTCAADTEEFDHVIFACHSDQALAMLSEPEQAHQDILGSIPYADNDVVLHTDIRQLPERRLAWASWNYRLTESVEEASRPATVTYDMNILQRLDSQATFCVTLNNTAQIDPQKIIGQYTYAHPQYSHNMVSAQQRRDEICGRDNLHFCGAYWYNGFHEDGVNSALDVARRFGATL
- a CDS encoding SDR family NAD(P)-dependent oxidoreductase; the encoded protein is MKTMLITGATSGIGEELAHQAAAAGYQVIACGRNEEKLAQLSAIENISTLQFDITSADDCARALSGVSADVVVLNAGTCEYVDIDDFQTDMFRRVFEANFFGVVNCVNGLLPALRKDNKLVIVDSMARLFPFTRTQAYGSSKAALHYFTKSLEVDLFDKGIKVQAVSPGFVETPLTEQNDFDMPMLISVERAASDMLKGIEKDRQSIFFPTRFGWIMRFLHILPTALQRKLSLAMRNKQ
- a CDS encoding DUF2358 domain-containing protein, which produces MPLIEEFCSIYRDLTKISSSDLQRIYTNNVEFIDPITTHHGLGEVQQYFANLKDVATSCEFTIFDVVHCADNPAGISHVLNWEMKLVLNKPHKCVFLTGTTQLKQNEDGFYYHRDFYDLGEMVYEHVPVLGWCVKAIKRKLAS